The stretch of DNA TCATTTTGTCGCTGCATTTCccagctttctctcttcctttgtgGACAGCTGTCGAaagtcttttctctccactccttTCTTCGGCTCTTCTGAAAAGGCTActctcttgcctttttcttaGCTgtggcgttttctcgcgtaCTGGAAAACCCACCATCTGCGGCCGAGTGTCTCCAccgttctccgtcttctctcctgtcttcctctctcttctctcctttgtttgTCTGTGGAGATCCTTTCTCCGATTGCGAAAACATGTGCGATttggagacgcgggagacgcaaCTGGGTCTTTTGCCCCGTCGCCCGGCGCGTCTTACCTTCTGgattcgcctctctgtctgccgCATTCCTTTTGTTGCCACCATGCCCGATTTTTTcactccttttttcttttcctttcctttttcttttcttttccttttctttttctttgcttGTTCACAGAGTGTCCTTCCCGGGTCCGTGCACCACGGCGCGGTGCTCGAGTCGGCACTTTCTCCCCCAGcgccgagaagcggagacagtcgacTGGCAAAAATTCTGGTAAGAAAGCGTCTCATCAGGAATCCTATCGGCGAAGGCTTCTATCTCGTGTCTTTCGACGCTGCACGGAAGTCTCAgcccttttctcgcgagaCCTCACGCAGTGCATGAACCTcgacagacacagaaaatTCTTCTCGCCGTGAATACACTCGTCTGACTCTCCACGTGCTTTGTGAGCCTGCAGAATTCCCTGCATGTCCTGGCTCTCATGCTAACGCGTACACATCAAAAATCCATGTATGCATCTTTTACATACTCATACGTAAATATAAACAagtatacatgcacatacacatacatataaatgtatagatatatgtatatgcatatatatgttgagatacattgatatatatatatatatatatatatatatgcatgtgaaGTAGAGGTATGTTTTTACGTGGTGGGTTGTTTCTCGCTTGGAGTTTTCGTCTTGAGTGCGCGAgactctctccttcgcctgcctccgctctcttcctgtgtCGAAGCCTCCaggcagaagacgctcgGGCCGTGGCcgcgcgcagagaagagaatggGGATGGCGCGTCTGCCGCCCTCGCGAGCGGGGAGGGGAGACAACCCCCGGAGGGAGACTCTCGGAGCTccgccggagagaaggagggaagtgagaaagaaaagggacacgAAGAAAAATCAACAAACGAAGTCCGACGGCCACCGTCCGTCGACTGCGAAGTAAGCACTCAGTCTTTGTCCCCTGTATACTtgttcacatatatatatatatatatatatatatatatggatgttTGTGTATTGCGGTGTTCATATATTGACATATGCAGATGTCTGTAGATGTAGACATCGGCATGCATTTGCATGTAGTTGTGTGCATTCACATGTACATGGCCATCAGATACAAGTGCAGGTCGTCTACACACGTATTTTTTTCTGTGTAAAGTTCAGGTGGAGGGATGGAGACGCGGAATTTAGAGATAGATgggcagaggagagagaaacgcgcggagAACGTGTGTTAGGTTTCGACGGCATTCCACACCTTTCGAAGCGTCTCGAACAAAAATGAACAACTAAACCTGCGGCGAAGGCCCATTTCTATGTACACGCGagtatatatctatatatacgtatacacgtacatagatacacatatacatatgtgtgcgtatatatatatatatatatatatatatatggaagcCGTGTCTATGCATAAGATGTATAGCAAAGTTcatttctgcgtcttccaaCACGTTTGTCAGAACACACGCCTTTCCGCAAAAAAAAAATAGGTGTCTGTGGACGGAGATTCCAGCGTGtgcaaagagcgagagaggtgCGTGTCGGCTGTGACGGTGCGGCGGTTGCAAGTGAGCGCTGGTAGagattttcttttctctctgcaggtcCGAGGATCCCTCGTTAACAGCTGTCGGCTGGGAGAGAAGGTTGTCGTTGTGGGTGAGGCGCAGAGatttgtgtcttttctttcacCTATGTTTTATTCTCTTTTTCACCTGGCTGTTCATGTCTCTCTAACTCTTTCACAGCTTCACAATCCCAGATTTCTTATCCTCTTCCCTGACTGCAGAGGCTGTTGTGTCTCCCAacttctgttcttctcttccgtctttgcttcttcttttcgctttgtgtcctctctcttacctttctgtcctctctcttgtatttctgtcctctcttttaTCTTTCTGTCCTGCCTCCTTCGctgttcctcgtctctttcgctcctttctcgtgttgcctctcttttccatctgtttcctcgcgctctgtTTGTGCTTTCCAGGCGTCGTTCGCGCGTATCAAACTGCCTGTCTGAGTCTGTGCGGTGGGGGACCTGTGCCGGAGGCGGCCCGCGCGCGGGCACCCGGTCCAGGGCGGAGTCTGTACTCCTTGTACTTGGACGTCGTTTCGGTGGCCTCGGCCAATCCCGAGCACCAGAAAAACGTCATGCAGCGCGTGCAGAGGACGCAGCAGGCGATCTACGCGGGGTTTCCCCACTCGTTGCATTCGCTGTGTCTCGACGGCCCTCTGGCGGAGCTGTCTGTCGACGAAATCCCGTGGAGAGACTTCACTTCCCAGGAAGGCCAtgcgcgaggaaaggcggcgagaggcagactcGATCGCGCCGCGGGGTCTCGAGACTGGCagcagaaaacggcgaaaacGGAGCTGACACCccgggaaaaacgcgacagacAAACGCCGCCTCGGTCCGACACGCCACAGACGCAAAGCgccaggtgtacgtacaccttagccggagaaaacgtggggtgtacgtacacctcagACCGCGGGGAAGCGAGCAGTGCGAGCCCGGCGAAAAGCGCGTTGTTGGAAGATGCGTATCCAGCGTATCCCGGGGACCCCGACTTTGAGGAGCTGGACAGCCGAGTGGCGATGCAACACCTCGAATTCATCACGGAAATCTTTGAGGAGGAAGACCGCCTCGAgctcctcgctgcttcgctcgCTCCCCATATTCGAGGACACGAAATCCCCAAGGCTGGTGAGAGTGCAAAcgcttctcgcgtcctctcgacCCTGTTGCTCCTGCGCGTTTCCATCCCTCGCGTGTTTTGTCGCTgtgctctccttctccggcCCTCCAGCTGCAAACAGCACGAAAACTTCAGAGTCCCCCATCTTCAAACCGCGTTTCCCCGACGCCGTACGTCttgactgcatgcgtttaAGCACGTGGACCCACTCGCAgagcctttcttctctcttgacGCGTGTGGATGGTGCACGCCCGTGAGACCCGGCCTCACAAAAAGCTTCTTCTCGGGCTTCCGACCTTTTGCAGCTTTGGTTCTGACACTGCTGGGTGGCGTCGCGGTGtacggagacagcggagagtcTGGCGACACTCTTGGAGAGTTCGATTCTAACAGTGCGCTGCAGTCTTTCGAAGGCAGAACTTTGAAGCGGCGCGGCAGCATCCACCTTTTGTTGCTCGGCGATGCCGGAGTCGGAAAGAGTCGCCTCCtgcgcgccgcagccgaaGTCGGGTCCGGCGCGAACGcccctctctcggcctcaCTGCTTCGCTCGCTCGGCCTTGCAGCCTGCAAGGCGCGGCGAGCCTTCGACGAGCGTCGGGGCAGAGCCCGGGGCTGTGAaccagaagacgaagacgaagaccTGGGACCGGGCGGGAGCGTCTTTGTCTGTGGAAACACCACGTCGGCTGCCGGCCTTACTGCGTCGACTCACCGCGAACAAGGAACCGGCGAGTTCGCTCTTGAAGCAGGTAAACGCGCAGATACACATCCgcacagatacacatatgcacatatatatgtatatatatgcattgcTGTATGAATGTGTATCTCTGGAGGCATATGTATCTGTGTATTTATGTGCGTATAGGCCTGTGTCTATGAATGTATGATTGCGGGGGTGCGTGGAGATGCCGGATGGTGATAAGCGTGGGCGTCCTTCGTGCAGGTTCAAGTCTTCCCTAGTTCACGAGGGTCgtgatgcatgcacagcgcgcgacagagaccGTATCGCCACATCTGCGTTGGTGTGGATTGGCCTGGCAGAGGAatgggtgcatgcagcgttCGTGAACGGCGCCTTTTTCGTGTATGTTCCCACATCGGGGTTCCAAATCTCCTCCGCCTCATTGGTCAGTCGGGCCTCGCTTTGCTCACCCGacaagaagagcggagagaatcGATGCTCCGCAGGGCGCCGTAGAGGCGCACTCCCTTGTGTATGGCCAGCGGgtgctgtctcgctttctgcagGTGCGCTCGTCCTGGCTGATGGAGGCATTTGCTGCGTCGACGAACTGGAcaagatgcatgcagcctcGACGTCAGCCGACGTGTCCGCGTTGCTCGAGGCCATGGAACACCAGACAGTGTCGGTAGTCAAAGGCAGCTGCTACTGCACGCTGCCGGCGCGTACAGCCatcgcggcggcggcgaacCCAAAAGACGGGAGATTTATGTGAGGATTccgcgaaagaaaagcggTCTGTGCCCAGGAATTGCGGGCTTGACGGGGCAGCGCCGAGACTGTCGACGCTGAACTCTCAGCCGAAAGCGtcgggaagaaaacacagtCCTTCCGGAGCGCCTCCAGAGCATCTCAGCCGTGCACCCACAAAACGTCTACACCTATTTGCATGTGTGAAGGAACGAGGCACACGTGTAtagaaagaaaaggcgaatGAAGACAGACTGCGCCACAAatctacacacatatgtcgacatatttgtatatatctatatgtaggtatgtatgtatgtatatctatacgGATGGCTTTAGACCCCGATTTACAGGAATCTTTTCGCGGGTTTTTCTTGCTGGGTTTGTTGATCTCGTTTGTTTCCTGGTTTCACTCTTCTAGCTTTTTTATTCACTGTTTTTCTTGCGGGAGAGCAGACCCTCGAAGAGCTTGTCGGAGAACATGAAGATGCCGCACTGCCTGACGTCTCGCTTCGACTTGATTCTTTGCCTTCACGACGATGGAgcccgcgagggcgaggcgtgTCTCTCGAAGCGTcggagaacaggagaggccggagaaggcgaggctcCGGGGTGGACGAACGCGTCGAACGACACCGCGCCGGGCGGTATCGTTCGTGAGGGAAAAAAAGGTTTGTCTCTCGCAGAAAGAATCGGAAACGTGAAGGtaaggaaggcgaaaggacGGGCCGAGAGACCCTGAGGCAAGGTCCCAGGAGACGACACGTCGAAACAAAGAATGCTGGCTGAACGTGAAGTACAGAGCTATCAAGCGTCTCCGCTagaagcaaagagaacgTAGgtgtatataaatatatatatatatatatatatatataaatatatatgtataaacatatttatgtatatatatatatatatataaatgcatgtatatatatatatatatatgtatacaaatGTTcttgtatgtatgtatacgtgTAGCTTGGTTGACACCGAGTTGATGAAATTTGTTTTGTGGATACTGGCGGATGCACATGCcagtatatatacatctatatacatatataggcAAGTGAGTTGCATGTGGTTGGAAGCAACTGGACGCAGGCCATTTGTGGACGAGCCGTAGACCGCGTTTTGCTATCTTGTTTCCGCTTTTGTCAGCCTTCAAAGTGGCTGCCGCTCTCGTTGGTGCAAACGTACCTGGCGTACGCTCGACAGTACGTACACCCAGTCATGACTACCGAGGCAGGCCAGGCTCTCAAGAggctgttttcttttttgaggaagcagaaggagaacgaaTTCTCTGCTCACGACTCTCTCCCGGTCGGCATGCGCCAGCTCGAGTCTCTTATTCGCCTCTGCGAGGTGAGGGGTAGCCTTctgggggaagagagaacaagagaagagacagaaaaaggagagaagaagagaggagagagaaccagaagggacaaggagagaagactgtAGGACACCCCGAAGAACAGGCAATAGACAAGCGTCggttttccccctttttcgcGGTGTGTTGGCTTCGTGGACGCGTCAAGGTCATAGGAGGTGGCCACAGGAGAGGTtgctttcgtcttttccgggattttcgtgtttttccgGGCCTTGCGTGGGCGAACTGGGCACCTgcgtttcgccgttttctcgtcAGGCTCGCGCACGCGCCGATCTGGTAGAGGAAGTGACGGAAGATCACGTGAGAGACGTCGGGGAAATTTTCGTCCACAGCGcagccttctcgcgcctcgccttcgcagcCTCTCCAGTCGCGCAGGCCGAGgctgctcgcctctgtcttcaTCCGCCGGGGCATGAACACTTAAACGGTACTTCCGCAACGGTCGCCGCTCAACTCGTGGGAATTGCCGCAGGTACGGAGACGGGCGCTTCCTGTCGAAGCCGTTTCAAAGACAAGGCAGGCGGATGAAAGCGGAGAACTCCGACTCTCAGTGACTGTCGACAGTTTGGAAAGTTCACACGTGCTCGACCCAGCCAACCGCTCGCCCCCACAGCCGTGGTCCATCTGGCTGTTGCCTCGAGATGCTCAACCGATATTTTCGTAGAACCTAGATTCTTGCTTCCAGGTGTGCTCGAGAGCGTACACATTCGGAGTCGTCGCGCCAAACACCCATCGTTCAAAAGGCGGTTGAGTGTTGCCAGCGTGAGGTATTCGGGCTCGGGTCGTTTTAATGTCAGACTGTCGACGCATCGGAAAATCAAAATAGGGACCGATTTCGGGCTTCGCTGTCGCATTTTGCAGGAAAGCggggcagaaagagaaagtcGCTCGCCGGCTTGGTGCCCAGCTTTTTGCGCGCCTGCTGCCTGTTCGTCACCAACAACCAAACGCCGGGGTTGACTCAGAAGGTACGCCTGCAGTTCCTGGAAGGCAGCGTAGAATgcgcgcaggagagaaagcgttCATCACAGACTGCGGAAGGTCGTGCGAAATAACGCTGCTGCTTGTTCGCGGACAAAGACACGTCCCGACGCCGGCAGTGACAAAACAACCCGAATACAGCTTCGAGACGGGTAATCGTCATTTccaaatatacatacatatatatatatatatatatatatatgaatgtatTTCTGCATAGATTTGTATGTCTGCACATGCATTTGCGTGTGTATTAGTGCATCTATGTTTTCAGAAGATGGGTTTCTTTCTTCATGTTTCGCGGCCATGTCGCGACTGCTCCGAAGACGGACATGGAGTCTGTCATTCGttatatttgtatatatatgttttgaAATCTACATGAATGCGTAGTTACGTTTACGCATGTGAGCAAACGATGCAGCTCTGTAGACTGACGGGCACGTCTCAGACTGAGGTTTTTTATATTAACTGTAGCTTTACAAATTTTAAAGCTCCAGCATTTGTTTCCAAATTGTGGGGGGTTTTCATTTTTGTGTGTTGCAGCAACTTCTAGAGTGTGCCTCCGTCGTcgtggcgagaggagactcgACAGTGTGCCCAGAAGCGTTGGTGGCATGCGCCAACGAATCGGGGTACATTCTGCGCAAGGCTGACGGGCTCTGGCAGGTTGACCATGCGTGCCTTTCCACTTTTTAATTTTTCGACGTTCGCGCTGGACCTCGTGCAATAACGCATGCCTTCATGTTGGAGTCGGAACGGCTCTAGACGGATATAGATACACCTCACTGGGCGCACGAACCCCTATGCTCTTGATCTATCTACTTATATCTCTCTATATTGATATCGACGTAGAGACGTAGAGATATGTGTGGCTGTGTCCTGCAAATAAGTAGGCGGTATGTGCATGCAACCGTAAAATCTTGTGTAGCAAGAGAGGCAAGTCCTCACAAGTCGAttgggaagaagcgacgggtTGGGCCCTGTTGCCAGCCGTCAGAGAACAGTGTTGCTTTGTCCTGGTTGGTATGCCGCTGAACCCTGTGGGAAAAGGTTGCGGTGCTCTCTGCATTTGGGCGTGTCTTTTCAAGTGGGAGTCCGAAGGGAAGCAACTCGGCCTATGATTTGTCTTCTCTATGGAATCAAAATCCACACTTCTGCGCGGATTTCTGGCGCGTTACCGCGTGCGCATCGAGGTTGCGCTATGGCTAGCCTCGAACTTCTGGAAAAAGTCTCGTTCCCTGCGAGGTTTACACCTGGGTTCCAACTGCGTGGCAACTTCCCCAAGAGGGAACATGCCACTGGGAAGCAAGGATGGTGTTTCCACAGAACACCGCCTCGACGCGGTTGCGCGGGCGCCCATTTGTTTCGGAAGTCCAAACGTACGGCCGGATACGGAAGTCTTTTTCCAAAGGCCTTCGCGGCACTCGCCCATGCACTGTTGACTTTTTCCGCAATCTCCTTCGCGGCACTCGCCCATGCACTGTTGACTCTTTCCGCAATCTCCTTCGCGGCACTCGCCCATGCACTGTTGACTCTTTCCGCAATCTCCTTCGCGGCACTCGCCCATGCACTGTTGACTCTTTCCGCAATCTCCTTCGCGGCACTCGCCCATGCACTGTTGACTCTTTCCGCAATCTCCTTCGCGGCACTCGCCCATGCACTGTTGACTCTTTCCGCAATCTCCTTCGCGGCACTCGCCCATGCACTGTTGACTCTTTCCGCATTCTCAGCCGTCGCGTACATGCCTTTTTCCGggcaacagagaagagagttGCAGGTCGCCGCGTTGCTGAGCGCGGAGGCGGGGAAAGCTCCATGGGTAATCCACTTCCATGTGTGCGTTTTTGGCCCCGATAGAGAAGGTCAGATGATCCCATGAACGTCGCTAAAGCCTGCAATCAACCACTGCACGTGTTGATCTTTTAACGGGAGGTCCATTAGGTGGTCGGTGAATGAGAAGTCCTAGGGGTATCTTTCCGACCCTGCGCCAAGTGTATGTTATTTAAGGCCGTCAGGGTTTCACTCGACAACTTTCCAGCACCCCCCGCAGCGCTGGTGCAGATTGAACCGATTTAAAAGCAGCGTAGAATTCGAACTCGAACAGATATCCTAGACTCGCCATGGTTGAGGCTGTACTTTCGCGAGCATGTTAAGTCCTAGCTATGCACATCGTGGTTCCTGCATATTGGACGCTGTGAAGATCcccgccagagaagagacggggatTTCACGATGCCCATCGCGACAGGCCACCTGCAATTGCGTTTTCAGCACATCAGATCTCCTGAGAGAACAGTTCGCAGTCCTCGTGTTTTTGCAGGCGAAACACGGAATAGAAAGGATGATGTGCGGAGCACGGCAGCGAAACAATGATGACGCCGGTAGCAGGGGAACATACGGGGAAGTGTCGCCAGCTTCGCGGCTGCAACAACTTCCTCTTCAGGGGAGAAGCGTACCTCTGCATCGTACGTTGAAGTCCGCGATATTCTAGATATTACCACACGAAGCAGCTGCGATGATGTAGCAAATAGTGAAGACAGCCACGAGTTTACTACTACGGGGAACAGTGGACGGCACAACTCCCCACCGTTGGTTGAGCAAAGAAACGCATTGTCGCCAGTGGTTTTTGTGGAAGCGACCTGTGGGAAAAGAAGGCTGAAGTTTTGCACTGGTCGTGTTACGAAAATCATGTGGTAGCAACAGAGGATGTCGCGGGTGTCCTTTGGAGGTCCCCTGAGGCTTGCGCAGCAGGTTCACCGCCACATTTTCCCTGGGTTCCTAGCTGACACAAAGCACGAACGCTCTATCCACCTTTCCAGCGCCATTCAGGCCGTTTCGGAGACCAAGTGGCCAGAATCGCTGAGAGAAAATATGTCCCCCCCTCCGAAATGCTTCTGCAGAAGATCCAGCATGTATCGACACACGCAGCCCGCTTCTTTAGCGTTCGGTTGTAGGTAGGCCGTCCCactgcgccgaagaagacaagggaGCGTGCGTACTAACGAGACGACACTGTAAAACTGTGTTGCGTGTCCAACACGAATCTACACCTCTTTGGGACTCCCTGCGTCCCGAGTTTGGGCGGCTTGAATGACGGCACATCGACACACGCTGTTCCCAAAACATGCCGACGGGCCGAAGGCGCGCAAGGGGTACTCTTACCGCCGTTTCGTTCACTGGCTGAATGGCCGCATGGCGCGCGTACCCCTTCTTACGTTCGGACATTGCGTTGCCCCTCTCCAGGTCGTCGCAGAACTTTGGGAATATCCTGGCTACCCCTCTACCCCGTCCGCTCTCTAACCCGCGAAACGtggcccccccccccccgccgaCCGACCAGCGCGTTCACACCGCTTGAGACGAAACAAGCGACGCAGTTTTCGAGTTTGCGAGACGATCCGCATCTCGAAATGTGTTGTTTGTGGGTCGTCCAACTGGCAAGCGACGGTCTGATGATCAGAAACCCGAAAGTCAGACTGTCTCTCGACAAAGGCTGAGGTGTACGTCTTTTACGAGTGTGTTCTCTGAAAAACCTACGGCATGTCTACGTGGAACGCTCCCGCTGGGTGTTGCCTTCCGAAACCAAACTTTGGGACAGCTGAGCGAGCGTGCAGAACAggcctctcgtttctgcccGTCTGAACGGCGTGGGTACGCGGCCGAGGTTCGCGGTTTATATCAGACTCACAGTTTGGGATTCTGGGTAGATCATTTTTGATTTTCGATTTTTGCGACTGGGTAGTTTTTACCCACCAATTGATCGCGTACGCTTTTGCTACTTTCTTCTGATTTGATCTCGGTTCGTGCTTCCGGGATGCGAGCATTTTCTTCaggctgcctctcttctgtttaTCGGGTTCCGCATCTCCGGAAGTGAACTGTCTTGTGTTCTTTTTGCCAGTTCCGTAGATTGGGTCTACGTTCTAgtccgtgtgtgtgtccgaATCTGTGTCGCTTGCAGAGCGCATTCTCGTTTTAGTGGGATTTAGAGAGTTTGGCTGCGTCGGTGGAGCCCGTGCCCTCGTTTCCAAAGTGTTCGGACGGGGCTGTGCGGCGGCTGTGTTTCCCCCGATTTTTTGTCTCTGGCTTTTCGccacgtcttctctgcgctaCATACATGCGGCGCACAGAGTACGTTTCTCCGTGCACTTCAAAACCGTGTGAAGTTGCGAACACACATCCAGCGAACACACACTTCGCGCAGtggccgcctctctctcgtccgaGAGTTCTGTCGCTAGAGGCTtgagagagagcgagcgccCTGCCGATCCTTCTCTTCAGGCGTTCGGGGTGGTGTTGCCTGACTTGTTCTTGTGCGTGTCGGGCCGCGCTTGCGCGTGCGGCACCTTTTCCGGAAAATCCGGTTGAGTTTCTCCAGAGTTTGCTGAGTCATATAATTTTCCTGTCTAGTGTGCGAGAAACCTTTTTTTCTTGGTTTTTCACTTCTCGCGTACTTTTTTTTATTTCCGAGGCCCCCGTgcatttctgttttttctgggcTTGTCAAGatggcgaagaaagcgaaggccACTCCAGCTGGAGCTTCTTCTCGTGGTGGCCGCGCTATGGCGAAGAGCGCTTCTTCTGGAGCTCCAACTCCCAAAAAAATGGGCAAGAAGACGCGTGCGGCCGGTGTCGTCCCGCCGCGCCCCATGAAGAAACCCGCGGCGGCCAGCGGGGAAAAAgctgcgaggaagaaggttAGCCCGAAAAAGATGGTCAAGAAAGTGGATCGTGGCGTTGCAAAGAAACCCGCGTCGGCCATGAAGAAGGTTTCTTCTGAC from Neospora caninum Liverpool complete genome, chromosome XI encodes:
- a CDS encoding putative DNA replication licensing factor — translated: MEAGREILSLYFPEEGAQNADLRAYVEEWKIFLSQHRRTLLKHVRPSTLEVFLSYRELLARNPPPSAEACAAALRASPQDVLDAIACGTHLAVLAEREESTTLMGDAIPPAETGTGATLFEATLGNGDGILVGGSEADSAGNPNPRLTRHTGATRIWIRLLGFGPLTVSFPGPCTTARCSSRHFLPQRREAETVDWQKFCLQAEDARAVAARREENGDGASAALASGEGRQPPEGDSRSSAGEKEGSEKEKGHEEKSTNEVRRPPSVDCEVRGSLVNSCRLGEKVVVVGVVRAYQTACLSLCGGGPVPEAARARAPGPGRSLYSLYLDVVSVASANPEHQKNVMQRVQRTQQAIYAGFPHSLHSLCLDGPLAELSVDEIPWRDFTSQEGHARGKAARGRLDRAAGSRDWQQKTAKTELTPREKRDRQTPPRSDTPQTQSARCTYTLAGENVGCTYTSDRGEASSASPAKSALLEDAYPAYPGDPDFEELDSRVAMQHLEFITEIFEEEDRLELLAASLAPHIRGHEIPKAALVLTLLGGVAVYGDSGESGDTLGEFDSNSALQSFEGRTLKRRGSIHLLLLGDAGVGKSRLLRAAAEVGSGANAPLSASLLRSLGLAACKARRAFDERRGRARGCEPEDEDEDLGPGGSVFVCGNTTSAAGLTASTHREQGTGEFALEAGALVLADGGICCVDELDKMHAASTSADVSALLEAMEHQTVSVVKGSCYCTLPARTAIAAAANPKDGRFIPSKSLSENMKMPHCLTSRFDLILCLHDDGAREGEACLSKRRRTGEAGEGEAPGWTNASNDTAPGGIVREGKKGLSLAERIGNVKPSKWLPLSLVQTYLAYARQYVHPVMTTEAGQALKRLFSFLRKQKENEFSAHDSLPVGMRQLESLIRLCEARARADLVEEVTEDHVRDVGEIFVHSAAFSRLAFAASPVAQAEAARLCLHPPGHEHLNGTSATVAAQLVGIAAGKRGRKRKSLAGLVPSFLRACCLFVTNNQTPGLTQKQLLECASVVVARGDSTVCPEALVACANESGYILRKADGLWQVDHACLSTF